One window of Arvicola amphibius chromosome 6, mArvAmp1.2, whole genome shotgun sequence genomic DNA carries:
- the Spata21 gene encoding LOW QUALITY PROTEIN: spermatogenesis-associated protein 21 (The sequence of the model RefSeq protein was modified relative to this genomic sequence to represent the inferred CDS: deleted 1 base in 1 codon; substituted 1 base at 1 genomic stop codon) — translation MENRNTQIHPENNEEAPAVQPSPGLNSTKKKMDLESTVSVSQAGFADAKEKEKEKQPVAPRGPEGELEHTGSPQKGPGELETQEQLSARPEXSSLATEEGPKDLQADQEQAQPDGECVTSEEQQPQPTMPTKDQQERWQSAEAKEIPPTESCQALPTQGDTDHHLEKPSASGSRSQPLEDDPPSNAGLPQVRLQKPMPTPTSGTHKDSPQEAVTPKPMVTVEEKKARPVLSSAPIPRPHKEGGEAAETKASPRPLPPPVSRERNSEKKELGQGQKQRQQASAAAGSHASGNSRRGFMKCLLEVEEQEEVTHRRTLKARTLTTRRSPRTLTSVSTSGPISNSVPTLPLTLLEPSTSAPATVPLWVRPPAPGQTPTSVGSPSSVLSAPTQDLSWRWPEFLPQGSERSLNYAKTRQEPEEHGLFKLYQSWEERSEEHLTLKQEEAFRSYFEIFNGPGEVDARSLKNILLLIGFTLTPAQVEEALMSADVNGDGHVDFKDFLAVMTDTKRFFCSVEQNVLMDMSPPNPYTLFFEILSLLVEMLALPEAALEEITNYYQKKLKEGTPKNREMESAMGGLRPRKKIPYNSQQADSLEGPDRRVLRILSRLKQQNYGANMQSPYAQVPCIPLCPRLEKKAVRRKQGSHNHSVLDQCVSTSLGPDLHGLFFQSGQQGSREHSSDSRKWLSSVPARTH, via the exons ATGGAAAACAGAAACACCCAGATACACCCAGAGAACAATGAGGAGGCTCCAGCGGTCCAACCAAGTCCTGGCCTGAATTCCACCAAAAAGAAGATGGATTTAGAGTCCACTGTGTCAGTCAGTCAG GCTGGTTTTGCTGATgccaaggaaaaggagaaagaaaagcagcctgtAGCTCCCAGAGGACCAGAGGGGGAGCTTGAACACACAGGATCACCCCAGAAGGGGCCAGGGGAGCTTGAGACCCAGGAACAGCTCTCAGCAAGACCAGAGTGA TCATCTTTGGCAACCGAGGAAGGGCCGAAGGATCTACAAGCTGACCAGGAGCAAGCCCAGCCTGACGGGGAGTGTgtgacctctgaagagcagcagccacagccaACCATGCCAACCAAGGACCAACAGGAGAGATGGCAGAGCGCCGAGGCCAAAGAGATTCCTCCCACTGAGAGCTGCCAG GCTCTCCCCACTCAAGGAGACACAGATCATCATCTGGAAAAGCCAAGCGCCTCCGGCAGCAGGAGTCAGCCACTGGAGGATGAC CCCCCCAGTAACGCAGGCCTCCCACAGGTCAGGCTGCAGAAGCCCATGCCAACACCCACCTCGGGGACACACAAGGACAGTCCCCAGGAGGCAGTGACACCCAAACCCATGGTGACTGTGGAGGAAAAGAAGGCCCGTCCCGTCTTGTCATCGGCACCAATCCCTCGACCACACAAAGAGGG AGGTGAAGCTGCAGAGACCAAGGCATCACCAAGGCCTCTTCCTCCACCAGTAAGTCGA GAAAGAAACAGTGAGAAGAAGGAGCTGGGCCAAGGGCAGAAGCAACGGCAGCAGGCTTCGGCAGCTGCAGGAAGCCATGCATCTGGGAACTCCCGTCGGGGCTTCATGAAGTGCCTCCTGGaggtggaggagcaggaagaagtcACCCATCGGAGGACTTTGAAAGCCCGGACCCTGACAACCCGGAGGTCACCCAGGACCCtgacttctgtctccacctcaggCCCCATCAGCAACTCAGTCCCAACCTTGCCTCTGACCCTGCTTGAACCCTCCACCTCAGCTCCAGCTACTGTCCCACTGTGGGTCAGACCACCAGCCCCTGGGCAAACCCCTACCTCTGTGGGGTCCCCTAGTTCAGTCCTGTCAGCTCCCACCCAGGACCTGAGCTGGAGATGGCCAGAGTTCTTGCCCCAGGGCAGTGAGAGAAGCCTGAACTATGCCAAGACACG GCAGGAGCCGGAAGAGCATGGCCTCTTTAAACTGTACCAGAGCTGGGAGGAACGGTCTGAGGAGCACCTCACCTTGAAGCAAGAGGAAG CCTTCCGCAGCTACTTTGAGATCTTCAACGGCCCTGGCGAGGTGGATGCGCGGAGTCTCAAGAACATCTTGCTCCTAATTGGCTTCACCCTTACCCCGGCACAGGTGGAAGAGGCCCTGATGAGTGCCGATGTCAATG GAGACGGTCATGTGGATTTCAAAGACTTCTTGGCAGTAATGACAGACACCAAGCGTTTCTTCTGCTCTGTGG AACAGAATGTCCTGATGGATATGTCGCCCCCGAACCCCTACACACTGTTCTTTGAGAtcctctctctgctggtggaGATGCTGGCCCTGCCGGAGGCGGCCCTAGAAGAGATCACAAA CTACTACCAGAAGAAGCTGAAGGAAGGCACCCCCAAGAACCGAGAGATGGAATCGGCTATGGGCGGACTGCGACCAAGGAAGAAAATTCCTTACAACTCTCAGCAAGCAGACAGCTTAGAGGGCCCAGATCGAAGGGTCCTCAGGATCCTGAGCCGACTGAAGCAGCAGAACTATG GTGCCAATATGCAGAGCCCCTATGCCCAGGTGCCCTGCATCCCACTCTGCCCACGGCTGGAGAAGAAGGCAGTCCGTCGAAAACAGGGTAGCCATAACCATTCGGTGCTGGATCAGTGTGTCTCTACAAGCCTGGGCCCTgacctccatggcctcttcttcCAGTCAGGACAGCAAGGAAGCAG gGAACACAGCTCTGACAGCAGAAAGTGGCTTAGCTCCGTGCCAGCCCGAACCCACTGA